Proteins encoded within one genomic window of Acidiferrobacter thiooxydans:
- the mpl gene encoding UDP-N-acetylmuramate:L-alanyl-gamma-D-glutamyl-meso-diaminopimelate ligase, with protein MRIHILGIGGTFMGGLALLARASGLAVTGSDRGVYPPMSDQLQASGIAVSEGYDALPTPAPDLVVIGNALSRGNPAVEEVLNAGIPYVSGPQWLAEQVLRDRFVIAVAGTHGKTTVTSLVTWILEQAGLDPGFLIGGVPQDFGVSARLTPSRFFVVEADEYDTAFFDKRAKFIHYRPRALILNNLEYDHADIYPDLASISRQFQYLLRIVPGTGLVIANGADRALGDVIAAGVWTPVEYFSRADGWEARLLAADGSAFTVSLRGHEIGTVQWSLLGRHNVANALAAVSAARFAGVPADIALRALATFRGVKRRLEVSGSARGVTVYDDFAHHPTAIRATLEALKARVAPARVLAVLEPRSNTMRQGVHRDTLGPSLALADATYVFAPPDIGWDVEAALRGLGERARVYHSHEALIADLATDARPGDHILIMSNGGFAGLHRRLLAALEANA; from the coding sequence ATGCGTATCCATATTCTCGGAATCGGTGGGACATTCATGGGGGGGCTTGCGCTGTTGGCGCGGGCCTCGGGGCTTGCAGTGACCGGATCCGATCGCGGGGTCTATCCCCCCATGAGCGACCAGTTGCAAGCGAGTGGCATCGCCGTCAGCGAGGGCTATGACGCCCTGCCGACACCGGCCCCGGATCTGGTGGTCATCGGCAATGCCCTCTCGCGCGGCAATCCGGCGGTGGAGGAGGTCTTGAATGCCGGCATCCCCTACGTCTCGGGCCCCCAGTGGCTGGCCGAGCAGGTCTTGCGCGACCGCTTCGTCATCGCCGTGGCCGGGACCCATGGCAAGACCACCGTCACGAGCCTGGTCACCTGGATCCTGGAGCAGGCCGGACTCGATCCGGGATTTCTGATCGGCGGCGTCCCGCAGGACTTCGGGGTATCGGCACGGCTTACGCCGTCGCGCTTCTTCGTGGTCGAGGCCGACGAGTACGACACCGCGTTTTTCGACAAGCGCGCCAAGTTCATCCACTATCGGCCGCGGGCCTTGATCTTGAATAACTTGGAGTACGATCACGCCGACATCTATCCGGATCTTGCGTCGATCTCCCGGCAATTCCAGTATCTACTGCGAATCGTCCCCGGTACCGGTCTAGTCATCGCCAACGGCGCCGACCGCGCCCTTGGCGATGTGATCGCAGCCGGCGTCTGGACCCCGGTCGAGTATTTCTCGAGAGCCGATGGCTGGGAGGCGCGGCTGCTGGCCGCCGACGGCAGCGCCTTTACGGTGAGCCTACGGGGGCACGAGATCGGCACCGTGCAGTGGTCGCTGCTCGGTCGTCACAATGTCGCCAATGCCCTGGCAGCGGTGAGCGCGGCGCGCTTCGCCGGGGTTCCGGCGGACATCGCCTTGCGGGCGCTCGCGACCTTTCGTGGGGTGAAGAGGCGTCTTGAGGTGTCCGGGAGCGCGCGCGGCGTTACCGTCTATGATGATTTCGCCCATCACCCGACCGCCATACGCGCGACACTCGAGGCCCTGAAGGCGCGCGTCGCGCCCGCGCGCGTCCTCGCCGTCCTGGAACCGCGTTCGAATACCATGCGCCAGGGGGTGCATCGCGACACCCTCGGCCCGTCGCTGGCCCTAGCCGACGCGACCTACGTCTTTGCCCCGCCGGATATCGGTTGGGATGTCGAGGCGGCGCTGCGCGGGCTCGGCGAGCGCGCGCGCGTCTACCATAGCCACGAGGCCCTGATCGCCGATCTCGCTACCGATGCGCGCCCCGGCGACCACATCCTCATCATGAGCAACGGCGGGTTCGCGGGTCTCCATCGCCGCCTGCTCGCGGCC
- the rnd gene encoding ribonuclease D has translation MTELLTDGAALTALAAAITAAPWTGLDTEFVRERTYYARLCLIQVATPDTITLVDPLPLDIAPLGRALAGPGIKVLHAGRQDLELLLQETGALPAPLFDTQMAAALVGYDEQIGYANLVAQLLKVDLAKDATRTNWAARPLSDRQLAYAQDDVRHLEALRAALLAELERLGRSAWLVEDCAALNDPGLYRFSPEQLVRRYRQGANLSVPAQALFQALLLWREDAARKANLPRAWVVADAVLWDLAARPPKGHADLAQRRGLDDRQIRRLGDHLLSVVQEAPDRPLHPWPAARLDPDEERLYQALAALIDARAQTLGIQGGVIGSRRTLKEVAQGAAPGNLARGWRAEVLGTEGERLLAEIAERHADAA, from the coding sequence ATGACCGAACTTCTGACAGACGGCGCGGCCCTCACCGCACTGGCCGCCGCCATCACCGCGGCTCCCTGGACGGGTCTCGACACCGAGTTCGTGCGCGAGCGCACCTACTACGCGAGGCTCTGCCTGATCCAGGTCGCAACCCCCGACACCATTACGCTCGTCGACCCCCTGCCTCTCGACATCGCGCCGCTTGGCCGGGCGCTCGCGGGTCCGGGGATCAAGGTCTTGCACGCCGGTCGACAGGACCTGGAGCTGCTTTTGCAGGAGACCGGCGCCCTGCCGGCGCCGTTGTTCGACACCCAGATGGCGGCGGCGCTCGTGGGTTATGACGAGCAGATCGGGTATGCGAATCTCGTAGCGCAATTACTCAAGGTGGATCTCGCCAAGGACGCCACGCGCACCAACTGGGCGGCGCGCCCCTTAAGCGATCGCCAACTCGCCTATGCGCAAGACGACGTGCGGCATCTCGAGGCCTTGCGTGCCGCACTGCTCGCGGAACTCGAGCGCCTGGGGCGCAGCGCGTGGCTCGTCGAAGATTGCGCGGCCTTGAACGACCCCGGGCTCTATCGCTTCTCGCCCGAACAGCTGGTGCGCCGTTATCGCCAGGGCGCGAACCTGTCGGTACCCGCGCAGGCCCTGTTCCAGGCCCTGCTCCTGTGGCGCGAGGACGCGGCCCGTAAGGCCAATCTCCCGCGCGCGTGGGTGGTGGCGGATGCGGTCCTTTGGGATCTTGCCGCCCGGCCGCCGAAGGGCCATGCGGATTTGGCGCAGCGGCGCGGACTGGACGACCGCCAGATCCGACGTCTCGGTGATCACCTGTTAAGCGTAGTCCAGGAGGCCCCGGACCGGCCGCTCCATCCCTGGCCCGCGGCGCGTCTCGATCCCGACGAGGAGCGCCTGTATCAGGCGCTAGCGGCCCTGATCGACGCGCGCGCCCAGACCCTGGGTATCCAGGGGGGCGTCATCGGCTCACGCCGGACCCTGAAAGAGGTCGCGCAAGGCGCCGCTCCCGGGAACCTCGCCCGCGGCTGGCGCGCCGAGGTCCTCGGGACGGAGGGCGAGCGCCTGCTCGCCGAGATCGCGGAACGCCATGCCGACGCTGCGTGA
- the yihA gene encoding ribosome biogenesis GTP-binding protein YihA/YsxC, with translation MPTLRDAVFLLGAPRVRDLPPDTGAEVAFVGRSNAGKSSALNALTGQTGLARVSKTPGRTQQLNVFALSPGHRLVDLPGYGYAKIPQALRHTFLTLTADYLERRRSLKGLVLLADIRQGLKAEDHALLHNRNDLPTLVLLSKADKINRGERQRLVRELAKIAPETAYLLPFSAHAGDGLEETQAIVLEWLGLAPSAPID, from the coding sequence ATGCCGACGCTGCGTGATGCGGTGTTTCTGCTCGGCGCCCCGCGGGTACGCGACCTCCCCCCGGACACCGGCGCGGAGGTGGCTTTCGTGGGCCGCTCGAACGCCGGCAAGTCGAGCGCCCTGAACGCCCTGACCGGACAGACGGGTCTCGCGCGCGTGAGCAAGACGCCAGGGCGCACGCAACAGCTGAACGTCTTCGCGCTCTCGCCGGGGCATCGCCTGGTCGACCTCCCGGGCTACGGCTACGCCAAGATCCCGCAGGCGTTGCGTCACACCTTCCTTACGCTCACGGCCGACTATCTCGAAAGGCGCCGGAGCCTGAAGGGTCTGGTGCTGCTGGCCGACATTCGCCAGGGCCTGAAGGCCGAAGATCACGCCCTGCTCCACAACCGCAACGACCTCCCCACCCTGGTCCTGCTCTCCAAGGCCGACAAGATCAATCGCGGCGAGCGCCAACGCCTCGTTCGCGAGCTGGCGAAGATCGCCCCCGAGACCGCCTACCTCCTGCCGTTCTCCGCGCATGCCGGGGATGGCCTGGAAGAGACCCAGGCGATCGTTCTGGAATGGCTCGGTCTCGCGCCGTCCGCGCCGATCGATTGA
- the tnpA gene encoding IS200/IS605 family transposase, giving the protein MSNDNDIRHGRHCVFKMHVHLVFVAKYRRKVFDGDAIERLRIIFAKTCADFEAQLIEMDGEDDHVHLLVEYPPKVAVSNLVNSLKGVSSRLLRKERPDVHKRYWNGVLWSPSYFASSCGGAPISIVRQYIEQQQTPH; this is encoded by the coding sequence ATGAGCAATGACAACGATATTCGACACGGACGGCACTGCGTCTTCAAGATGCATGTACATTTGGTCTTTGTGGCGAAATACCGTCGCAAGGTATTCGACGGCGACGCCATCGAGCGGCTGCGCATCATCTTCGCCAAAACCTGTGCCGACTTCGAGGCGCAATTGATCGAGATGGACGGCGAGGACGATCATGTGCATCTACTGGTCGAATACCCGCCCAAGGTCGCCGTCTCAAACCTCGTGAACAGCCTCAAGGGCGTGTCCAGTCGATTACTGCGCAAAGAGCGCCCCGACGTTCACAAGCGCTACTGGAATGGCGTTCTCTGGTCGCCGTCCTACTTTGCGTCCTCTTGCGGGGGCGCCCCGATCTCTATCGTGCGGCAGTACATTGAGCAGCAACAGACACCACACTGA
- a CDS encoding IS3 family transposase (programmed frameshift) produces the protein MATYASGRKEAVCRRLMDPKGVSLAELARDTGIGESTLYNWRKQLHTSGALVSPQKTQKSWSSAEKFAVVLETARMNEAERAEYARRKGLYVEQIAVWTLACRDANGALVERPEGRADKKRIHELERELNRKEKALAEAAALLVLRKKGPSDLGGRGRMISLSDRQHAVTLIDEAIGNGARRMPAAQILGLSVRTVERWRTEGTGTVRADQRPTAVRPPPARRLSSAERAEVLEIAHSPAFASLPPSQIVPKLADQGRYVASESTFYRVLKAADLQHHRGRAKAPVRRRPTSHCATGPNQVWCWDITWLPAALKGTYYSWYMILDLYSRKIVGHEVHAVESADHASVLIRRASLAEGLSGRPLVLHSDNGGAMKGSTMLATLEALGIAPSFSRPRVSNDNPYAEALFRTGKYRPEYPTRPFADVAAAQAWVLRFVRWYNEDHQHSGIRFVTPAQRHTGEAFRIIERRKQVYEQARAQHPERWSQTLRNWDLPAVVWLNPERAPSELLSEAA, from the exons ATGGCCACTTATGCATCGGGACGGAAAGAAGCGGTTTGCCGGAGGCTTATGGATCCCAAGGGGGTCTCGTTAGCCGAACTCGCTCGCGATACCGGGATCGGGGAGAGTACGCTCTATAATTGGCGCAAACAGTTACACACCTCAGGAGCCCTTGTGTCCCCCCAAAAGACTCAGAAGTCGTGGTCCTCTGCGGAGAAGTTCGCCGTAGTCTTGGAGACCGCTCGCATGAACGAGGCCGAGCGCGCGGAATATGCCCGGCGCAAGGGCCTCTATGTCGAACAGATCGCCGTCTGGACTCTCGCCTGCCGGGATGCCAATGGCGCCTTGGTCGAGCGTCCTGAGGGCCGTGCGGATAAAAAACGCATTCATGAACTGGAACGCGAACTCAACCGGAAAGAGAAGGCGCTGGCGGAAGCCGCGGCATTGCTGGTCCTCCGAAAAAAAG GCCCAAGCGATCTGGGGGGACGAGGACGTATGATCTCGCTTTCCGATCGCCAACACGCCGTGACCCTCATCGATGAGGCCATAGGGAACGGCGCGCGCCGGATGCCAGCCGCCCAGATCCTGGGCTTGAGCGTGCGCACCGTCGAGCGCTGGCGTACCGAGGGTACGGGGACCGTACGGGCCGATCAGAGACCCACGGCGGTACGTCCCCCGCCCGCGCGGCGACTGAGTAGCGCCGAACGCGCCGAGGTCTTGGAGATCGCCCATAGCCCGGCCTTTGCGAGCCTGCCACCGTCCCAGATTGTGCCGAAACTGGCCGATCAGGGGCGCTATGTGGCCTCGGAATCGACCTTCTACCGCGTATTGAAGGCCGCCGACCTGCAACACCATCGAGGCCGGGCCAAGGCCCCTGTCCGCCGCCGCCCCACCAGTCATTGTGCGACGGGCCCCAATCAAGTGTGGTGTTGGGATATCACCTGGCTACCCGCCGCCCTCAAGGGCACGTACTACTCCTGGTACATGATCCTCGACCTCTACAGCCGCAAGATCGTAGGGCACGAGGTCCATGCCGTGGAATCGGCGGACCATGCCAGTGTGCTGATCCGGCGGGCGAGCCTCGCTGAGGGCCTGTCAGGACGACCCCTGGTGCTGCACTCAGACAACGGCGGCGCCATGAAGGGATCGACGATGCTGGCGACTCTGGAGGCCCTAGGCATCGCCCCGTCCTTTAGCCGTCCCCGGGTGAGTAACGACAACCCCTATGCCGAGGCGCTCTTCCGTACGGGTAAATATCGCCCCGAGTATCCGACGAGACCCTTCGCGGATGTAGCGGCCGCTCAGGCCTGGGTGTTGCGCTTCGTGCGGTGGTATAACGAAGACCACCAGCACAGCGGCATTCGTTTCGTGACCCCTGCCCAACGTCATACGGGCGAGGCGTTCCGCATCATCGAGCGGCGCAAACAGGTCTACGAACAGGCCCGCGCTCAACACCCCGAACGCTGGTCACAGACCCTCCGCAACTGGGATCTACCAGCCGTAGTGTGGCTCAATCCGGAACGCGCCCCATCCGAGCTGTTATCGGAGGCGGCCTAA
- a CDS encoding RHS repeat-associated core domain-containing protein — MTALVTPQGMVANQYSYSPYGQMTTSGSTTTPPPTPAFGYVGMVYDYSTGLNLTLYRAYDPQLRRWLSRDTVGFAAGINKYAYVNGNPVSWIDPYGLAWQLVLGGGVTVITPFFGGGLHFNVGLNIDGWSSSVYIQDQANVGVGAGAFAGDGLNLALAHADAPTTGLDSEKYIEVDVARGGGLGISVTGHGCGSLDVSGAKGFKIGIGYGVGAFVGNTYTSTAVSPTASSIINAIPSSF, encoded by the coding sequence GTGACTGCCCTCGTGACCCCGCAAGGGATGGTGGCAAACCAATACAGCTATAGCCCCTATGGGCAGATGACGACCTCGGGAAGCACCACGACCCCGCCACCCACCCCGGCCTTCGGCTACGTGGGGATGGTCTATGATTACAGTACTGGCCTTAATCTCACGCTCTACCGGGCGTATGATCCGCAATTGAGGAGGTGGCTGTCGCGGGATACGGTGGGATTTGCGGCGGGGATCAATAAGTATGCGTATGTGAACGGGAATCCGGTCTCATGGATCGATCCTTATGGGCTCGCGTGGCAATTAGTCCTTGGCGGAGGTGTGACCGTGATCACTCCATTCTTCGGCGGTGGCTTGCACTTTAATGTGGGTTTAAATATCGATGGATGGAGCTCATCAGTTTACATACAGGATCAAGCAAATGTGGGCGTAGGTGCCGGGGCGTTCGCTGGAGATGGACTAAATTTGGCGCTTGCTCATGCAGACGCGCCGACAACAGGATTGGATTCGGAAAAATATATTGAAGTCGACGTTGCTAGGGGAGGAGGCCTAGGCATAAGTGTCACAGGACATGGTTGTGGTAGCTTGGACGTTAGTGGCGCAAAGGGCTTCAAGATCGGAATTGGTTATGGAGTCGGAGCCTTCGTAGGCAATACATACACATCCACAGCGGTTTCTCCAACAGCCAGTTCAATAATCAATGCGATCCCATCTTCTTTTTAG
- a CDS encoding type II toxin-antitoxin system HigA family antitoxin — protein MAAYEEEHTSIPEAEPKEVLRLLLEQHGLKQDDLADCAPQGRISDILNGKREISKDIAKRLARRFHVSAALFL, from the coding sequence GTGGCGGCTTATGAAGAAGAGCACACCTCCATTCCGGAGGCCGAGCCTAAGGAGGTGCTGCGCCTCCTTCTGGAGCAGCATGGACTGAAACAGGACGACTTGGCCGACTGCGCCCCACAAGGCCGCATCTCCGACATCCTGAATGGTAAGCGAGAGATCAGTAAGGACATCGCGAAAAGGCTCGCGAGACGGTTCCATGTCAGCGCGGCTTTGTTCCTGTGA
- a CDS encoding antitoxin → MSTSERHVRLFRNGRNQALRIPRELELEGEEALIYKEGDRLIVEPIHKGRLLALLASLDPLTEPFPNIDDDLPPLDDVQL, encoded by the coding sequence ATGTCAACTTCTGAACGCCACGTACGCCTCTTTCGCAACGGGCGCAACCAGGCACTACGCATCCCTCGCGAGCTTGAGTTGGAGGGCGAAGAAGCCCTCATCTACAAGGAAGGTGACCGGTTGATCGTGGAGCCGATTCATAAAGGGAGGCTGCTGGCGCTGCTAGCCTCCCTGGATCCCTTAACTGAACCCTTTCCCAATATCGATGACGACCTGCCTCCACTGGATGACGTACAGCTATGA
- a CDS encoding type II toxin-antitoxin system VapC family toxin: MSASLAYLLDTNTLSDLVRNPQGVVAAQITKAGEDTVCTSIVVAAELRYGATKSNSAKLAERIDLICSALEILPLEIPADHRYALVRHHLSRQGTPIGPNDLLIAAHALARGLTVVTANVREFSRVPELKVENWLQA, translated from the coding sequence ATGAGCGCATCGCTGGCGTATTTACTGGACACCAATACCCTGTCCGATCTTGTCCGCAATCCGCAAGGTGTAGTAGCAGCACAGATCACCAAGGCAGGCGAGGATACTGTCTGCACCAGCATCGTCGTGGCCGCAGAACTCCGCTATGGCGCAACCAAGTCAAACTCTGCAAAACTTGCAGAGCGCATTGACCTGATCTGCTCAGCACTGGAAATCCTGCCGCTGGAAATACCCGCCGACCACCGGTATGCATTAGTGCGCCACCACCTCTCACGCCAGGGGACGCCCATTGGGCCAAATGACCTACTGATTGCTGCACACGCTCTCGCAAGGGGCCTTACCGTTGTAACCGCCAATGTCCGAGAATTCTCCCGGGTGCCAGAGCTGAAGGTGGAGAACTGGCTACAGGCATAG
- the polA gene encoding DNA polymerase I gives MIPSGNPGQLLLLVDGSSYLYRAFHAMPDLRNTRGEPTGAIYGVANMLRKLCADYKPQLVAMIFDAPGGTFRDALYADYKATRTRMPDDLVVQIPRLHALIRALGIPLLAVPEVEADDVIGTLAALGRGEGLKVVISTGDKDMAQLVTADVTLINTMTDQALDREGVIARFGVPPERIVDYLAIVGDKVDNVPGVAGAGPKTAVRWLETYGSLDALMAHAQDIPGRLGEALRAGQPQLRLARELVTIRCDVPLPLTLADLAPQPPDQDALRQLYGELEFKSWLSELGHEARGAVSAALTVTDPELIRAQAKVWRAAPLVALDLWDEDGRVVAMVVGTAEGAWMIPAADDLLNGPALEALLAAVRPLFESGAPPLVVHDSKRILRFLMLENLDFAGPWDDVMLVSYVLDSGAVSHELATLALKYLGRPVATRATLLGEGRGRRGLSAVPPDERAAAAGDTVSALLALHEELLGRLAAEPALARVYETIERPLSPVLARIEAAGVPVDTAMLKKQSAELGIKLATLENQAHGLAGRAFNLNSPSQIQDILFTELKLPVKKRTPKGQPSTAEEVLAELALDYPLPQLILDYRAVGKLKSTYTDKLPSMVDPRTGRIHTTYHQAVAATGRLSSSDPNLQNIPVRTEEGRRIRQAFVAGPGQRILSADYSQIELRLMAHLSQDPGLVRAFQEGRDVHRATAAEVFGMTPDTVTDDQRRAAKAINFGLMYGMSAFGLARQLRIDQTRAQAYCDLYFRRYPGVHRYMEDMRATARRQGYVETLFGRRLYIPDIKASHAGRRQYAERTAINAPLQGTAADLIKMAMLAVDAYLADTGLGARMIMQVHDELVFEVPEGEVPALKEAVVARMEQVAALSVPLIAECGVGKNWDEAH, from the coding sequence ATGATACCGAGCGGGAATCCTGGACAACTCTTGCTGTTGGTGGACGGCTCATCCTATCTGTACCGGGCGTTTCACGCCATGCCCGATTTGCGCAATACGCGCGGTGAGCCGACGGGCGCAATCTACGGCGTAGCCAACATGCTGCGCAAGTTGTGCGCGGATTACAAGCCACAGCTCGTCGCCATGATCTTCGATGCCCCCGGCGGCACCTTCCGCGACGCCCTCTATGCCGATTACAAGGCGACCCGCACGCGCATGCCTGATGACCTCGTAGTCCAGATCCCGCGGCTGCACGCCTTGATCCGGGCCTTGGGCATCCCGCTGCTGGCGGTGCCGGAGGTCGAGGCCGACGACGTGATAGGCACGCTCGCCGCGCTCGGCCGCGGAGAGGGCCTGAAGGTCGTGATCTCCACGGGCGACAAGGACATGGCGCAGCTCGTGACCGCGGACGTGACCCTGATCAACACCATGACCGATCAGGCCCTCGACCGCGAGGGTGTGATCGCCCGCTTCGGCGTGCCCCCCGAGCGCATCGTCGACTACCTTGCCATCGTCGGCGATAAGGTCGACAACGTCCCGGGCGTGGCCGGCGCCGGCCCGAAGACCGCGGTGCGCTGGCTCGAGACCTATGGCTCGCTCGACGCACTCATGGCGCATGCGCAGGATATCCCCGGGCGATTGGGCGAGGCCTTGCGCGCGGGTCAGCCACAGTTGCGGTTGGCCCGCGAGCTCGTCACCATCCGCTGTGACGTACCCTTGCCGCTTACGTTGGCCGATCTCGCGCCGCAACCCCCGGACCAGGATGCGCTCCGCCAGTTATATGGTGAACTGGAGTTCAAGAGCTGGCTTTCCGAGCTCGGCCATGAGGCACGGGGTGCCGTAAGCGCCGCGCTGACCGTGACCGACCCCGAGCTCATCCGCGCCCAGGCCAAGGTCTGGCGCGCGGCCCCGCTCGTGGCCCTCGATCTGTGGGATGAGGACGGAAGGGTCGTGGCGATGGTGGTGGGAACGGCCGAGGGCGCGTGGATGATCCCGGCGGCGGATGACCTCCTGAACGGCCCCGCACTCGAGGCCTTGCTCGCCGCCGTGCGCCCGCTCTTCGAGAGCGGCGCGCCGCCGCTCGTGGTCCACGACAGTAAGCGCATACTGCGGTTCCTGATGCTAGAAAACCTCGACTTTGCCGGACCCTGGGACGATGTCATGCTGGTCTCTTATGTCCTGGATAGCGGGGCCGTAAGTCACGAGCTCGCCACCTTGGCCCTGAAGTATCTGGGCCGTCCGGTCGCGACCCGGGCGACCTTGCTCGGCGAAGGTCGGGGGCGCCGGGGGCTCTCGGCGGTCCCGCCCGATGAGCGCGCGGCGGCCGCAGGTGACACCGTCTCCGCGCTGCTGGCCCTGCATGAAGAGCTACTCGGGCGGCTCGCCGCGGAGCCTGCCCTGGCGCGTGTCTATGAAACGATTGAGCGCCCGTTGAGTCCGGTGCTGGCGCGCATCGAGGCCGCCGGCGTCCCCGTCGACACCGCCATGTTGAAAAAGCAAAGCGCCGAGCTCGGCATCAAGCTCGCCACCCTCGAGAACCAGGCGCATGGTCTCGCGGGGCGCGCCTTCAACCTCAATTCCCCCTCCCAGATCCAGGATATTCTCTTTACGGAACTGAAGCTTCCGGTCAAAAAACGCACGCCCAAGGGGCAGCCGTCGACGGCCGAGGAGGTGCTCGCCGAGCTCGCCCTTGACTACCCTCTGCCGCAGCTCATTCTGGATTATCGCGCGGTCGGCAAACTGAAGAGCACCTACACCGACAAGCTCCCGTCGATGGTGGATCCGCGCACCGGCCGCATCCATACCACCTACCATCAGGCTGTGGCCGCCACCGGTCGCCTATCCTCGAGCGACCCGAATCTCCAGAACATCCCGGTGCGTACCGAGGAGGGCCGGCGCATCCGTCAGGCCTTCGTGGCCGGCCCCGGTCAACGCATCCTGTCGGCCGATTATTCCCAGATCGAGTTGCGCCTCATGGCCCACCTGTCTCAGGACCCGGGCCTGGTGCGCGCCTTTCAGGAGGGGCGGGACGTGCATCGCGCGACCGCCGCCGAGGTCTTTGGCATGACGCCGGACACGGTCACAGATGACCAGCGCCGGGCGGCCAAGGCGATCAATTTCGGGCTTATGTATGGAATGTCGGCGTTCGGGCTCGCTCGCCAACTGCGCATCGATCAGACGCGCGCCCAGGCGTATTGCGATCTCTACTTCCGCCGGTATCCGGGGGTCCATCGCTATATGGAAGACATGCGCGCCACGGCCCGTCGCCAAGGTTATGTGGAGACCCTGTTCGGCCGCCGGCTCTATATCCCGGATATCAAGGCAAGCCACGCCGGACGGCGGCAATACGCCGAGCGCACCGCCATCAATGCCCCCCTGCAAGGCACGGCTGCCGATCTCATCAAGATGGCGATGCTGGCGGTGGACGCCTATCTCGCCGACACCGGCCTTGGCGCACGCATGATCATGCAGGTCCATGACGAGCTCGTGTTCGAGGTCCCGGAAGGGGAGGTCCCGGCCCTGAAGGAGGCGGTCGTGGCGCGTATGGAGCAGGTCGCGGCCCTTTCGGTGCCGCTCATCGCCGAATGCGGCGTGGGGAAAAACTGGGACGAGGCCCACTGA
- a CDS encoding TIGR00730 family Rossman fold protein codes for MKRKPAAAHAGGPATDGALSREAWKIFQIMAEFVEGYEALAQIRPSVSIFGSARIARDHPYFALAEDIARQLSDAGFSVVSGGGPGIMEAANKGAYAGPSPSVGLNIRLPHEQAGNAYQDIRLTFQHFFARKVMFVKYATAYVVMPGGFGTLDEMMEILTLIQTGKSRRIPIILVHTPFWTGLVEWFRTALLRDGVISDTDLDLFVMLDRPEDVIDTIFRYYELSGFEPSEEEKEIQLNL; via the coding sequence ATCAAAAGAAAACCCGCGGCCGCACACGCCGGCGGACCTGCCACCGACGGCGCCCTATCGCGGGAGGCCTGGAAGATCTTCCAGATCATGGCGGAGTTCGTCGAGGGTTACGAGGCCTTGGCGCAGATCCGCCCATCGGTGAGCATCTTCGGTTCGGCCCGCATCGCCCGCGACCACCCCTACTTCGCGCTCGCCGAGGACATCGCCCGCCAGTTATCGGATGCGGGCTTTAGCGTCGTGAGCGGTGGCGGCCCCGGCATCATGGAGGCCGCCAACAAGGGCGCCTATGCCGGCCCCTCGCCCAGTGTCGGCCTGAACATCCGCCTGCCTCACGAACAGGCCGGCAATGCCTACCAGGACATCCGCCTGACCTTCCAGCACTTCTTCGCGCGCAAGGTCATGTTCGTGAAGTATGCCACAGCCTATGTGGTCATGCCCGGCGGCTTCGGCACCCTGGATGAGATGATGGAGATCCTGACGCTCATCCAGACCGGCAAGAGCCGGCGTATCCCCATCATCCTCGTCCACACCCCATTCTGGACGGGCCTCGTGGAGTGGTTCCGCACGGCCTTGCTGCGCGACGGCGTGATCAGCGACACCGATCTGGACCTGTTCGTCATGCTCGACCGGCCGGAAGACGTCATCGATACGATATTCCGTTATTACGAATTAAGCGGCTTCGAGCCCTCCGAAGAGGAAAAGGAGATCCAGCTCAACCTCTGA